The Burkholderia mayonis DNA window ACATCCGCGCGCACCTGCGCGCATGCATCGCGCGACGCGCGCAGGTGCCCGACGCATCCGCCGAGCACGTGCCCGGCGCCGTCTGGGCCTATATTCTCCAACACCGTCTCTACCATCCCTGATTCCATGGATATCCGCAAACTCCAGCGCGTGATCGTCGACGCTCTCGAAGACATCAAGGCACAAGACATCAAAGTGTTCAACACGAGCCATCTGACCGAGCTGTTCGACCGCGTGATCGTCGCGTCCGGCACGTCGAACCGGCAGACCAAGGCGCTCGCGTCCAACGTGCGCGACAAGGTCAAGGAAGCAGGCGGCGACGTCGTCAGCTCCGAGGGCGAGGACACGGGCGAATGGGTGCTCGTCGACTGCGGCGACGCGGTCGTCCACATCCTGCAGCCTGCGCTGCGCCAGTACTACAACCTCGAGGAAATCTGGGGCGACAAGCCCGTGCGGATGAAGCTGGGCGGCCCGGCGTCGCCGAATGCGCGCGGCGCGCGCGCCGCCGACGGCGCCGATGAAGACGACGACGTGGACGACGAGGCCCCCGTCGCGCGCCCGGCCCGCAAGACGACGGCCGCGCGCCGCCGCTGACGCGCCGCCTCGCCGCCTTCATTGCTTTCGCCGCCATGAAACTGCACATCGTCGCGGTCGGCCACAAGATGCCCGGCTGGAT harbors:
- the rsfS gene encoding ribosome silencing factor, which gives rise to MDIRKLQRVIVDALEDIKAQDIKVFNTSHLTELFDRVIVASGTSNRQTKALASNVRDKVKEAGGDVVSSEGEDTGEWVLVDCGDAVVHILQPALRQYYNLEEIWGDKPVRMKLGGPASPNARGARAADGADEDDDVDDEAPVARPARKTTAARRR